A DNA window from Ranitomeya imitator isolate aRanImi1 chromosome 2, aRanImi1.pri, whole genome shotgun sequence contains the following coding sequences:
- the LOC138663117 gene encoding E3 ubiquitin/ISG15 ligase TRIM25-like: MAFVDLRDELNCSICHCIYTDPVTLSCGHNFCRGCIDCVLNAHDQDGGYSCPDCRVRFMGRPALQRNVALCVIAERFRSAQPEQSSEVFCTYCIHASIPAVKSCLHCEASLCSDHLRVHSRSSEHVLSEPSTPPKTRKCAVHKKILEYYCPEDSTLICVSCRLDGEHGGHNVESLDKASEKKRRQLFQLLQNLESKQSVMEKTFQSLEKRLSSVHEKEADITKEISVVFQDIRRNLEELEKKVLMEVSRQEKQAVLSISELIQQMEAKKEEISKEIRHIEALCHTTDPVTVLQEQLPCQRDLEKGPMVGVKRDNQSHEAVGLCMDPISNGILALSDMVRNLTKGIYLPNPTDITLDVSTSGDHLTISDNLKGATFSERNNLPKTPERFECNQILSKEAFSSGVHYWDVEGSGSGMWRVGVCYPSMVRAGSKSIIGSNDRSWALEYFISEYLATHNDKEVCVSEDQSCCRLRVHLDYDAGQLSFYELGDPVKHLHTFSAIFSEPLHAAFWVGWDTVKTESWVKIEDCELMDIPFSHMQSMGRSPKVTPNILPPK; the protein is encoded by the coding sequence ATGGCGTTTGTAGATCTGAGGGACGAGCTGAATTGCTCCATCTGCCATTGCATCTATACAGATCCGGTCACCCTGAGctgtggacacaacttctgccgggGGTGCATTGATTGTGTGCTGAATGCACACGACCAGGATGGAGGATACAGCTGTCCTGACTGCAGGGTGAGGTTCATGGGACGTCCTGCCTTGCAGAGGAACGTGGCTCTATGTGTCATAGCAGAGAGATTCCGGTCTGCTCAGCCAGAACAGAGTAGTGAAGTCTTCTGTACATATTGCATTCATGCTTCCATACCGGCTGTCAAGTCCTGTCTTCATTGTGAAGCTTCTCTGTGCTCGGACCATCTCAGAGTCCATAGCAGGTCCTCAGAACACGTCTTATCTGAACCCAGCACTCCGCCGAAGACGAGAAAATGTGCCGTCCACAAGAAGATCCTGGAATATTACTGCCCTGAGGACTCTACACTTATCTGTGTGTCCTGCAGACTGGATGGAGAACATGGAGGACACAATGTGGAATCACTGGATAAAGCCTCCGAGAAGAAGAGGAGACAACTCTTCCAACTTTTGCAAAACTTGGAATCAAAGCAATCAGTGATGGAGAAAACGTTCCAGAGTCTGGAAAAACGCTTGAGCAGTGTCCACGAGAAAGAAGCTGACATAACAAAGGAAATATCTGTCGTGTTCCAAGATATCAGGAGAAACCTTGAAGAACTAGAGAAGAAAGTCCTGATGGAGGTCTCCAGACAGGAAAAGCAAGCGGTCCTGTCAATCTCTGAACTGATCCAACAGATGGAAGCAAAGAAGGAAGAGATATCCAAGGAAATTCGTCACATTGAGGCTTTATGTCATACGACCGATCCGGTCACTGTGCTACAAGAACAGCTGCCATGTCAAAGAGACCTCGAGAAGGGACCAATGGTGGGAGTGAAGAGAGATAACCAAAGCCATGAGGCCGTTGGTCTGTGTATGGATCCGATCTCCAATGGAATACTTGCGCTGTCTGACATGGTAAGAAATCTGACGAAGGGCATTTACCTCCCAAATCCTACGGATATCACACTGGACGTAAGCACATCCGGTGACCACCTAACTATATCAGATAACCTCAAAGGGGCCACTTTCTCCGAAAGGAACAACCTCCCAAAAACTCCAGAGAGGTTTGAGTGTAATCAGATCTTGAGCAAAGAGGCTTTTTCGTCAGGGGTACATTACTGGGACGTTGAGGGTAGCGGATCAGGGATGTGGAGAGTCGGAGTGTGTTACCCCAGTATGGTCAGGGCAGGAAGTAAATCAATCATTGGCAGTAATGACCGGTCCTGGGCTTTGGAATATTTTATTAGCGAATATTTGGCAACACACAACGATAAAGAAGTCTGTGTATCTGAAGACCAATCGTGCTGTCGGCTCAGGGTGCATCTGGACTATGACGCCGGAcagttgtccttttatgagctTGGTGACCCCGTTAAACACCTCCACACCTTCTCTGCCATCTTTTCCGAGCCCCTCCATGCTGCATTCTGGGTTGGATGGGATACAGTCAAAACTGAGAGTTGGGTGAAAATTGAAGACTGTGAGCTGATGGACATCCCCTTCTCCCATATGCAATCCATGGGTAGAAGCCCGAAGGTGACTCCTAATATATTACCTCCAAAGTAG